In Drosophila yakuba strain Tai18E2 chromosome 2R, Prin_Dyak_Tai18E2_2.1, whole genome shotgun sequence, a single genomic region encodes these proteins:
- the LOC6530561 gene encoding trypsin-1, with protein MNRAWLCLLICLALSCVPRLSVAQDQSAAQNHASNQTTANPLLKQSQNTFIQWVLSLLPQRPGASDSENATLATLSSSSMMPDAASTTSTTTPAPSSSTTTTRRATTPAPPTLNPPRNCSDCVCGIANIQKRIVGGQETEVHQYPWVAMLLYGGRFYCAASLLNDQFLLTASHCVYGFRKERISVRLLEHDRKMSHMQKIDRKVAEVITHPKYNARNYDNDIAIIKLDEPVEFNEVLHPVCMPTPGRSFKGENGIVTGWGALKVGGPTSDTLQEVQVPILSQDECRKSRYGNKITDNMLCGGYDEGGKDSCQGDSGGPLHIVASGTREHQIAGVVSWGEGCAKAGYPGVYARVNRYGTWIKNLTKQACLCQQETKKIK; from the exons ATGAATCGAGCCTGGTTGTGTCTGCTGATCTGCCTGGCCTTGAGCTGCGTTCCACGGCTATCAGTAGCCCAGGATCAATCAGCAGCCCAGAATCATGCATCGAACCAAACGACAGCGAATCCCCTGCTGAAACAATCGCAGAACACATTCATACAATGGGTTCTCTCACTTCTGCCACAACGTCCCGGTGCCTCTGACTCGGAAAATGCCACTCTGGCCACCTTGAGCAGCAGCTCCATGATGCCGGACGCGGCATCTACCACATCCACCACCACACCAGCGCCATCATCCAGCACCACTACAACGCGGAGGGCAACCACTCCGGCACCACCCACCTTGAATCCGCCGAGGAATTGCAGTGATTGTGTCTGCGGCATAGCCAATATACAGAAGAGAATCGTCGGTGGTCAGGAGACGGAGGTGCATCAGTACCCCTGGGTGGCCATGTTGCTATATGGCGGAAGGTTTTATTGCGCCGCCTCCCTACTCAACGATCAATTCCTCTTGACCGCTTCTCATTGCGTCTATGGTTTCCGCAAGGAAAGAATCTCGGTGAGATTACTGGAACACGATCGCAAGATGTCGCACATGCAAAAGATCGATCGCAAGGTGGCCGAGGTGATCACGCATCCCAAGTATAATGCCCGGAACTATGACAACGATATAGCCATCATCAAGTTGGATGAGCCGGTGGAGTTCAATGAGGTACTCCATCCCGTTTGTATGCCAACGCCGGGCAGAAGTTTTAAGGGCGAAAATGGAATAGTCACTGGCTGGGGAGCACTCAAAGTTGGTGGACCCACTTCCGATACACTTCAG GAGGTTCAAGTGCCCATTTTGTCGCAGGACGAATGCCGCAAGAGTCGCTATGGCAACAAGATCACGGATAACATGTTGTGTGGAGGATACGACGAGGGTGGTAAGGACTCGTGCCAGGGTGACAGTGGAGGTCCTTTGCACATCGTGGCCAGCGGAACGCGAGAGCATCAGATCGCCGGCGTGGTCTCATGGGGCGAGGGCTGTGCCAAGGCCGGTTATCCTGGCGTCTATGCCAGAGTGAATCGCTATGGTACCTGGATCAAGAACCTCACCAAACAGGCTTGCCTCTGCCAGCAGGAGACCAAGAAGATCAAGTAG
- the LOC6530562 gene encoding trypsin-1 — translation MCNFHLLLILAIALGDFAWATPSLRSASEPEKILNNLAQLRQSSFLDWIQSILGPEVPAEWSSPAKRECAECSCGNINTRHRIVGGQETEVHEYPWMIMLMWFGNFYCGASLVNDQYALTAAHCVNGFYHRLITVRLLEHNRQDSHVKIVDRRVSRVLIHPKYSTRNFDSDIALIRFNEPVRLGIDMHPVCLPTPSESYAGQTAVVTGWGALSEGGPVSDTLQEVEVPILSQEECRNSNYGESKITDNMICAGYVEQGGKDSCQGDSGGPMHVLGSGDAYQLAGIVSWGEGCAKPNAPGVYTRVGSFNDWIAENTKDACSCAQPEAPGEPVSPMNTTEQGDQENTTADGATEADPVVVEANKLI, via the coding sequence ATGTGTAATTTTCATCTTCTGCTGATTCTTGCCATAGCACTGGGCGATTTCGCCTGGGCCACGCCCTCTTTACGTTCCGCCTCCGAGCCAGAAAAGATTTTAAACAATCTAGCTCAACTAAGGCAGAGTAGCTTTCTGGACTGGATTCAGTCGATCCTGGGACCCGAGGTGCCAGCGGAATGGAGCTCTCCGGCCAAAAGGGAGTGCGCTGAGTGCTCCTGTGGTAACATCAATACCCGTCATCGCATCGTCGGCGGTCAGGAGACGGAGGTACATGAGTATCCGTGGATGATAATGCTCATGTGGTTCGGTAACTTCTATTGCGGCGCCTCGTTGGTTAACGATCAGTACGCCTTGACGGCTGCCCATTGTGTGAATGGCTTCTACCATCGTTTGATCACGGTCCGATTGCTGGAGCATAATCGTCAGGATAGCCACGTCAAGATCGTGGATCGCCGCGTTTCCAGGGTGCTCATCCATCCCAAATACAGCACCAGAAACTTTGACAGTGACATTGCCTTGATTCGTTTTAATGAGCCAGTTCGCCTTGGCATCGATATGCATCCGGTGTGCTTGCCCACTCCAAGCGAGAGTTATGCAGGTCAAACTGCCGTGGTCACCGGTTGGGGAGCTCTGAGTGAAGGAGGACCAGTGTCGGATACCCTCCAAGAGGTGGAGGTACCCATTCTCAGCCAGGAGGAGTGTCGGAATAGCAACTACGGCGAGTCCAAGATTACCGACAACATGATCTGCGCCGGCTACGTGGAGCAGGGCGGCAAGGACTCCTGCCAAGGTGACAGCGGTGGACCCATGCATGTCCTGGGTTCCGGAGACGCTTACCAGCTGGCGGGAATCGTGTCCTGGGGCGAAGGATGTGCCAAGCCGAATGCCCCGGGTGTTTACACGCGAGTGGGCAGCTTCAACGATTGGATTGCCGAGAACACCAAGGATGCCTGCTCCTGTGCCCAGCCAGAAGCTCCTGGAGAGCCAGTCTCCCCGATGAACACCACCGAGCAGGGAGACCAAGAGAACACCACTGCAGATGGGGCCACAGAAGCAGATCCCGTGGTTGTGGAGGCCAATAAGTTGATttga
- the LOC6530563 gene encoding uncharacterized protein LOC6530563: MPVAVRLVEALALITIMGLITCIGLSVILAQKTLSMTITFIEPAANIADMVLILTEKVLVSSLLCVLKLTNVVGSALQAAGIA; this comes from the exons ATGCCGGTGGCCGTTCGTCTGGTGGAGGCCTTGGCCCTGATAACAATTATGGGTCTGATTACCTGCATTGGTCTCAGCGTGATTCTGGCCCAAAAGACCCTTAGTATGACTATTACATTTATTGAG CCCGCAGCGAATATTGCCGACATGGTACTGATTTTAACCGAGAAAGTACTGGTGTCCTCGCTACTCTGCGTTTTGAAACTAACAAATGTGGTGGGCAGTGCCCTCCAAGCGGCCGGAATCGCCTGA